TTGACAAAATATTTGTTTTCCGAATCAAAGGGATGAATTTTTCGGTAAGAACCGATGACGCCCTTCGGACCTACCGCAATGGCGGAATTATAAATAAGCTTTGCGCTGTCTTCCAGCTTTTCTGCCATTCCAAACACGATATAGATTCCGTATTTTTCTGCCACCTCAACAATGCTTGTACAAGCTGGTCCCTCTATGGTTTCCGCCATAGCAAGCTTCTCACTCAACTCAATTTTTTCGCTTACAAAATAATCGTATCCGGTAAGGCACAATTCAGGAAACACGACCAGGTCTGCTCCGCGCTTTGCTGCTGCAATGGAAAATTCCACGATCCTTTTCAGGTTGTTTTTCTTGTTGCCGGCATCGGGTTTGAAGTTTACGACGGCAGCGTTCATAACGTCTCTTTGATAATTCATTTTTATCACCTTTTATAATAATTTATATAAATTTATTTCATTATGCATTAATAGATTTATCGAGTCAAGCAAATTTTTCGAAAATTGTGGAAATTCAAAAAAAGAAATAAGCCATACTGATTCAACCAGATGGCTTGCGATTCCTATATAGACTTGAGACGCACTGATTAGGGGATATTCTTAACCCCCTTGAAATTCGGTGACCAGTAGTAAGTTTGCTCCACTTCTTCCCCAAGCGGTTTCTGTGTCACCAGGCTGACCCCAAAGCTGCAGATAAGATTGATTCCGATCCCGACCCAGATAGGATGCATACCAAAGGGGCTTCCCAGCAGCATCCAGAGCAAAGAGGAAAACCCGCCAGCTGCCATTCCCGTAAGGACTCCTTCTGTGTTCATTCTCTTGGAAAACCAAGCAAACAAATACGGAATCAGCAAAATGGAAGTGCTCAGCACAAGTCCCGTGATCCAAAGGTTGATCACATTTAGAATGCTGATGGCAAAGGTGAACCCCATACCTCCAGCAATCAGAACAAAAAAACGGTTCCAGAATATCAGTTCCCTGTCACTTGCATCGGGATTCAAGAATCCTTTTACGATATCTCTAGAAAAGGTCAGCCCTGAGGCTAAAAGGAAGGAATCCGCCGACGAGGTCACCGCAGCCAGTAAGCATACGATGACAAACGCCCCCAGATACGGGGAGAACATCTGCGTGATCATTTGGAAAGTAGCTAGCTCTGATGAGACATCCCTTGGAATCGTTACCCTTTGAAAAATGCCAACATAGGCAGGAATCAGCAGCCAGAGCATGGCAGCACACAACGGTGTTAAATATCCCCAAAAGGCCACTTTATCACTCTTGCAGGAATTCAGCTTCTGCCAGTCCCCTTGATCACCGATGAGGAAAAACAATCCAATGGTTAAGACGTAGATGCCCATCTGACTCCACCAATTAGTGCTGTCCAGCAAATACAGATACTCCGTATGGTCAATGGACTCAAAATATTGGCTTGCCCGGGTCCATCCCCCGCTTAATTTCAGGCTCTGGACGAAAAGCAAAATCAGGCCCGCAGCTTGCATCACCCCTTGCAGAATATCGGTTCCCACGATCCCCCATAGTCCGCTGAGTGCCGTATAGCACGTTATGGTGATGAAAATCAACAAAATGGCAAGCTTTCGATCAATACCAAAAACATAGACTACTAAAAAAGAAATGGCACTGAACTGCATCCCGATGACCGTTACATTCCTGATTAAAATTGCAATCGCAGTGGGAATCCTGACCGCCTCATGATATTTGGGAAATCGTAGTGCCATCATGTCCCCGATGCTGTATTGACGCAATTTACGGATTCTTGTGATAAATAAAAAGGCAAAAGGAAACCCGATTAGGTACGGAATGCTCAGCACCCAATAATTACTTAGCCCGCTGAGATAAGAAAGTCCTACGAGACCGATGATGCTTCCCCCGCCGACCCACGTCCCTAAATATGTCATAATGATATAAGCAAAGGTCAGCGACCGGCC
This genomic window from Clostridiales bacterium contains:
- a CDS encoding sodium:solute symporter family protein encodes the protein MHFWSINFSIIYIAALFSISYFFIRKAVHSYEEYNLCGRSLTFAYIIMTYLGTWVGGGSIIGLVGLSYLSGLSNYWVLSIPYLIGFPFAFLFITRIRKLRQYSIGDMMALRFPKYHEAVRIPTAIAILIRNVTVIGMQFSAISFLVVYVFGIDRKLAILLIFITITCYTALSGLWGIVGTDILQGVMQAAGLILLFVQSLKLSGGWTRASQYFESIDHTEYLYLLDSTNWWSQMGIYVLTIGLFFLIGDQGDWQKLNSCKSDKVAFWGYLTPLCAAMLWLLIPAYVGIFQRVTIPRDVSSELATFQMITQMFSPYLGAFVIVCLLAAVTSSADSFLLASGLTFSRDIVKGFLNPDASDRELIFWNRFFVLIAGGMGFTFAISILNVINLWITGLVLSTSILLIPYLFAWFSKRMNTEGVLTGMAAGGFSSLLWMLLGSPFGMHPIWVGIGINLICSFGVSLVTQKPLGEEVEQTYYWSPNFKGVKNIP